A stretch of Columba livia isolate bColLiv1 breed racing homer unplaced genomic scaffold, bColLiv1.pat.W.v2 Scaffold_102, whole genome shotgun sequence DNA encodes these proteins:
- the LOC135577591 gene encoding sporozoite surface protein 2-like: HNPNRKLNPNRNPNRNPNPNPNPNTNPNPNPNPNPNPNPNPNPNPNPNPKPNHNPNPNPNPNPNPNPNPNPNPNPNSNPNPNPDPNPKFNPNPNPNPNPNPNPNPNPNPNPNPNPNPNPNPNPNPNPNSNPNPNPNPNPNPNPNPNPNPNPNPHPNPNPNANPNPNPNPNPNPNPKPNPNSNPNPNPNANPNTNPNPNSNHNPKPNPDPNPNRNPNPNPNPNSNSNPNTNPNPNPNGRNPNTKPNSNPDPNPNGHNPNPDPNPNPNPNPNHNPNRNLNPNPNPNPNPNPNPNPNPNPNSNHNPKPKSDPNPNRNTNPNPNPNPNPNPNPNPNTNPNPNPNPNPNPNPDPN, translated from the exons cataaccctaaccgtaagcttaaccctaaccgtaaccctaaccgtaaccctaaccctaaccctaaccctaacactaaccctaaccctaaccctaaccctaaccctaaccctaaccctaaccctaaccctaacccgaaccctaaccctaaacctaatcataaccctaaccctaaccctaaccctaaccctaaccctaacccta accctaaccctaaccctaaccctaactctaaccctaaccctaaccctgaccctaaccctaaatttaaccctaaccctaaccctaaccctaaccctaaccctaaccctaaccctaaccctaaccctaaccctaaccctaaccc taaccctaaccctaaccctaaccctaaccctaaccctaactctaaccctaaccctaaccctaaccctaaccctaaccctaaccctaatcctaaccctaaccctaaccctaaccctcaccctaaccctaaccctaatg ctaaccctaaccctaaccctaaccccaaccctaaccctaaccctaaacctaaccctaactctaaccctaaccctaaccctaacgctaaccctaacactaaccctaacccaaactctaaccataaccctaaacctaaccctgaccctaaccctaaccgtaaccctaaccctaaccctaaccctaactctaactctaaccctaacactaaccctaaccctaaccccaatggccgtaaccctaacactaagcctaactctaaccctgaccctaaccctaatggccataacccgaaccctgaccctaaccctaaccctaaccctaaccctaaccataaccctaaccgtaaccttaaccctaaccctaaccctaaccctaaccctaaccctaaccctaaccccaaccctaaccctaactctaaccataaccctaaacctaaatctgaccctaaccctaaccgtaacactaaccctaaccctaaccctaaccctaaccctaaccctaaccctaaccctaacactaaccctaaccctaaccctaaccctaaccctaaccctaaccctgaccctaac
- the LOC135577581 gene encoding circumsporozoite protein-like, translating into NPNPNPNTNPNTKPNPNPNGQNPNTNPNSNPDPNPNGHNLNPNPNPNPNPNSNPNLNPNPNPNPNPNPNPNPNPNPNPNPNPNPNPNPNPNPNPNPNPNPNPNPNPNPNPNPNPNPNPNPNPNPNPNPNPNPNPNPNPNTNPKPNPNPNPNPNPNPNPNPNPNPNPNPNPNPNPNPNPNGRNPNSKHNSNPNSNPNPN; encoded by the exons aaccctaaccctaaccctaacactaaccctaacactaaacctaaccctaaccctaatggccagaaccctaacactaaccctaactctaaccctgaccctaaccctaatggccataacctgaaccctaaccctaaccctaaccctaaccctaactctaacc ctaaccttaaccctaaccctaaccctaaccctaaccctaaccctaaccctaaccctaaccctaaccctaaccctaaccctaaccctaaccctaaccctaaccctaaccctaaccctaaccctaaccctaaccctaaccctaaccctaaccctaaccctaaccctaaccctaaccctaaccctaaccctaaccctaaccctaaccctaaccctaaccctaaccctaaccctaaccctaaccctaacccta accctaacactaaccctaaacctaaccctaaccctaaccctaaccctaaccctaaccctaaccctaaccctaaccctaaccctaaccctaaccctaaccctaaccctaaccctaaccctaacccaaatggccgtaaccctaactctaaacacaactctaaccctaactctaaccctaaccctaac
- the LOC135577583 gene encoding circumsporozoite protein-like, producing NPNANPNPDPNPNPNPNPNPNPNPNPNPNPNPNPNPNPNPNPNPNPNPNPNPNPNSNPNPNPNPNPNPNPKHNPNPNPNPIPKTNPNPNPNPNPNHNPNPNPNPNPKPNPNSNPNPNPNPNPNPNPNPNPNPNPNPNPNPNPNPNPNPNPNPNPNPNPKPNPNSNPNPNPNPNPNPNPNPNSNPNPNPN from the exons aaccctaacgctaaccctaaccctgaccctaaccctaaccctaaccctaaccctaaccctaaccctaaccctaacc ctaaccccaaccctaaccctaaccctaaccctaaccctaaccctaaccctaaccctaaccctaaccctaaccctaaccctaaccctaactctaaccctaaccctaaccctaaccctaaccctaaccctaaccctaaacataaccctaaccctaaccctaaccctatccctaagactaaccccaaccctaaccctaaccctaaccctaaccataaccccaaccctaaccctaaccctaaccctaaacctaatcctaactctaaccctaaccctaaccctaaccctaaccctaaccctaaccctaaccctaaccctaaccctaatcctaatcctaaccctaaccctaaccc taaccctaaccccaaccccaaccctaaccctaaccctaaccctaaccctaaacctaaccctaactctaatcctaaccctaaccccaaccctaaccctaaccctaaccctaaccctaactctaaccctaaccctaaccctaac
- the LOC135577577 gene encoding circumsporozoite protein-like gives NPNPKPNPNPNSNPNPNPYPNPNSNPNPSPNPNPKPNPNPNPNGRNPNTNPNSNPDSNPNGHNPNPNPNPNPNPNPNPKSNPNPNPNPNPNPNPNPNRNPNPNPNPNPNPNPNPNPNANPNLNPNPNPNSNPNAIPNPDPDPNPNPNPNPNPNPNPNPNPNPNPNPNPNPNPNPNPNPNPNPNPIPNPNPNP, from the exons aaccctaaccctaaacctaaccctaaccctaactctaaccctaaccctaacccttaccctaaccctaactctaaccctaaccctagccctaaccctaaccctaaacctaaccctaaccctaaccctaatggccgtaaccctaacactaaccctaactctaaccctgactctaaccctaatggccataaccctaaccctaaccctaaccctaaccctaaccctaaccctaaccctaaatctaaccctaaccctaaccctaatcctaaccctaaccctaaccctaaccctaaccgtaaccctaaccctaatcctaaccctaaccctaaccctaaccctaaccctaaccctaatg ctaaccctaaccttaaccccaaccctaacccgaattctaaccctaacgctatccctaaccctgaccctgaccctaaccctaaccctaaccctaaccctaaccctaaccctaaccctaaccctaaccctaaccctaaccctaaccctaaccctaaccctaaccctaaccctaaccctaaccctaaccctaaccctaaccctatccctaaccctaaccctaacc catag